The Polymorphobacter megasporae genome window below encodes:
- a CDS encoding efflux RND transporter permease subunit, whose translation MADRVPQAATPLERAAAAIATVTPPSPMADAAPPVAVPAEDIGRASPSRPFISRPVATALLMIAIVLAGGVGFKLLPLAALPQVDFPTIQVTTGYPGASPEVMAATVTAPLERQFGQMEGLKRLSSVSSGGTSVETLQFNLGLPLDVAEQEVQAAINAATSLLPADLPAPPVYAKVNPADAPVLTLAVTSKTRPLTAVQNIVDQELAQKISQVAGVGQVSLSGGARPAVRIQANTQLLASFGIAFDTLRTAIAAANANGAKGSFDGNAQAFTIDANDQLSTADEYRNLIVAYRNSAPIRLRDVATVIDGAENSKLGAFVGTEPAIILDVRRQPGANVIKTVDAINAILPELRVGMPPDIEVRTLADRTTGIRSSVRDVEFELLFSVALVVLVIFAFLGSIPATIIASIAMPISLIGTCGVMYLLGYSLNNLTLMSLTIATGFVVDDAIVVIENISRHIEEGMKPFAAAVRGAAEIGFTIISLTVSLIAVLIPLLFMGDVVGRLFREFAVALAVTIVISAIVALTLVPMMSARLLKSHSSDSGFARRTQALFDRVVHRYDGALTWVLNRSGLTLLIFVGTLILTALLYILIPKGLFPVQDTGQVQAVVRMSQSVAYDRAGVLQNDVARALAADPAVLSLSSYLGVDGTNATQNSGRLLINLRDKGDRDGSLDTVIARLRDRASHVAGTTVWFQPVQDLSIDAETGPTEYRVSLTGATTADVATWSEKLSAQMRTSPKLGAVVSDVQSEGLSAYVDIDRDTAARLGITASAVDDALYNAFGQRIISTIFTQSNQYRVILEAMPGELTGVEGIGRLQLQSSTGKAVPLAAIARIGARQVPLAITHVAQFPASTIGFDPAPGVSLGTAVKSVQTAATAINMPASVSLTFLGAADAFRSSLSNQLWLILAAVVTVYIVLGVLYESYIHPLTILSTLPSAGIGALLMLIVTGNDLGVIGIIGIVLLIGIVKKNAIMMIDFALSAEREGGMSSRDAIHQAALLRFRPILMTTLAALFAAVPLMVGWGEGSELRRPLGLAIFGGLIVSQMLTLFTTPVIYLAFDRLATGRKKGGPHARITTKPVKAPTAVHAE comes from the coding sequence GTGGCGGACCGGGTGCCGCAGGCGGCGACGCCGCTGGAGCGAGCAGCGGCGGCCATCGCCACCGTCACGCCGCCCAGCCCGATGGCTGACGCAGCTCCGCCGGTCGCGGTCCCGGCCGAAGACATCGGGCGCGCCAGCCCGTCACGGCCATTTATATCGCGCCCGGTCGCGACCGCGCTGCTGATGATCGCGATCGTCTTGGCGGGCGGGGTCGGCTTCAAGCTGCTGCCGCTCGCGGCGCTGCCGCAGGTCGACTTCCCGACGATCCAGGTGACGACCGGCTATCCCGGCGCGTCGCCTGAAGTCATGGCGGCGACCGTCACCGCCCCGCTCGAACGCCAGTTCGGCCAGATGGAGGGGCTTAAGCGCCTGTCGTCGGTCAGTTCGGGCGGGACGTCGGTCGAGACGCTCCAGTTCAACCTCGGCCTGCCGCTCGACGTCGCCGAGCAGGAGGTTCAGGCGGCGATCAACGCGGCGACCTCGCTGCTTCCCGCCGATCTCCCCGCGCCGCCGGTCTATGCCAAGGTCAACCCTGCCGACGCGCCGGTCCTGACGCTCGCGGTGACGTCGAAGACCCGCCCGCTGACCGCGGTGCAGAACATCGTCGACCAGGAGCTTGCGCAGAAAATCTCGCAGGTCGCGGGCGTCGGCCAGGTCAGCCTGTCGGGCGGCGCGCGCCCCGCCGTCCGCATCCAGGCGAACACGCAGCTGCTCGCATCGTTCGGCATCGCCTTCGACACGCTGCGCACCGCGATTGCCGCCGCCAATGCGAATGGGGCGAAGGGCAGCTTCGATGGCAATGCGCAGGCGTTCACGATCGACGCCAACGACCAGTTGTCGACCGCCGACGAGTATCGCAACCTGATCGTCGCCTACCGCAACAGCGCGCCGATCCGGCTGCGCGACGTCGCGACGGTGATCGACGGGGCCGAGAATTCCAAGCTCGGCGCGTTCGTCGGCACCGAACCGGCGATCATCCTCGACGTCCGCCGCCAGCCCGGCGCGAACGTCATCAAGACCGTCGACGCGATCAACGCCATCCTCCCCGAGCTTCGCGTCGGGATGCCGCCCGACATCGAGGTGCGGACGCTAGCCGATCGGACCACCGGCATCCGCTCGTCGGTCCGCGACGTCGAGTTCGAACTGCTGTTCTCGGTCGCGCTCGTCGTGCTGGTGATCTTCGCCTTCCTCGGATCGATCCCGGCGACGATCATCGCCTCGATCGCGATGCCGATCTCGCTGATCGGCACCTGCGGGGTGATGTACCTGCTCGGCTATTCACTCAACAACCTGACGCTGATGTCGCTGACGATCGCGACCGGTTTCGTCGTCGACGATGCGATCGTCGTCATCGAGAACATCAGCCGCCACATCGAGGAGGGGATGAAGCCGTTCGCCGCTGCGGTTCGCGGTGCCGCCGAGATCGGCTTCACCATCATCTCGCTGACCGTCTCGCTCATCGCGGTCCTGATCCCGCTGCTGTTCATGGGCGACGTCGTCGGGCGGCTGTTCCGCGAGTTCGCCGTCGCTCTGGCGGTGACGATCGTCATCTCGGCGATCGTCGCGCTGACCCTCGTGCCAATGATGTCGGCGCGGCTGCTCAAGTCGCATTCGAGCGACAGCGGTTTCGCCCGGCGGACGCAGGCGTTGTTCGACCGTGTCGTCCATCGCTACGACGGCGCGCTGACGTGGGTGCTCAACCGCAGCGGGCTGACATTGCTGATCTTCGTCGGCACGCTGATCCTGACGGCGCTCCTGTATATCCTCATCCCGAAGGGGCTGTTTCCTGTGCAGGATACCGGGCAGGTTCAGGCGGTCGTGCGGATGTCGCAAAGCGTCGCCTACGACCGCGCCGGTGTGCTCCAGAACGACGTCGCGCGGGCACTCGCCGCCGATCCGGCGGTGCTCAGCCTGAGCTCGTACCTCGGTGTCGACGGGACCAACGCGACGCAGAACAGCGGGCGGCTGCTGATCAATCTGCGCGACAAGGGCGACCGCGACGGCAGCCTCGACACGGTCATCGCGCGGCTGCGCGACCGCGCCTCGCACGTCGCGGGGACGACGGTGTGGTTCCAGCCGGTGCAGGACCTGTCGATCGACGCCGAGACCGGGCCGACCGAATATCGCGTCAGCCTGACCGGGGCGACGACCGCCGACGTCGCGACGTGGTCGGAAAAGCTCAGCGCGCAGATGCGGACGAGCCCCAAGCTCGGCGCGGTCGTGTCCGACGTCCAGAGCGAAGGGCTGTCGGCGTATGTCGACATCGACCGCGACACCGCTGCGCGGCTCGGGATTACCGCGAGCGCGGTCGACGACGCCCTGTATAATGCCTTCGGCCAGCGGATCATCTCGACGATCTTCACCCAGTCGAACCAGTATCGCGTCATCCTCGAGGCGATGCCCGGCGAGCTGACCGGGGTCGAGGGGATCGGCCGCCTGCAGCTCCAGTCGTCGACCGGCAAGGCGGTCCCGCTCGCCGCGATCGCGCGGATCGGCGCGCGACAGGTGCCGCTCGCGATTACCCATGTTGCTCAGTTCCCGGCGTCGACGATCGGCTTCGATCCTGCGCCGGGCGTCAGCCTTGGGACCGCGGTCAAGTCGGTACAGACCGCAGCGACCGCGATCAACATGCCGGCATCGGTGTCGCTGACCTTCCTCGGCGCGGCGGACGCATTCCGCTCGTCGTTGTCGAACCAGCTGTGGCTGATCCTCGCGGCGGTGGTGACGGTCTATATCGTCCTCGGCGTGCTGTATGAGAGCTACATCCACCCGCTGACGATCCTTTCGACGCTGCCGTCGGCGGGGATCGGTGCGCTGCTGATGCTGATAGTCACGGGCAACGACCTCGGCGTGATCGGCATCATCGGGATCGTGCTGCTGATCGGCATCGTCAAAAAGAACGCGATCATGATGATCGACTTCGCGCTGTCCGCCGAGCGCGAGGGCGGCATGAGTTCGCGCGATGCGATCCACCAGGCGGCGCTGCTGCGCTTCCGCCCGATTTTGATGACGACGCTCGCCGCGCTGTTCGCCGCGGTCCCGCTGATGGTCGGCTGGGGCGAAGGGTCGGAGCTGCGGCGGCCGCTCGGCCTAGCGATCTTCGGCGGGCTGATCGTCAGCCAGATGCTGACCCTGTTCACGACGCCGGTGATCTACCTCGCGTTCGACCGGCTCGCGACGGGGCGGAAGAAGGGCGGACCGCACGCGCGGATTACGACGAAGCCCGTCAAGGCTCCGACCGCAGTCCACGCCGAATGA
- a CDS encoding MdtA/MuxA family multidrug efflux RND transporter periplasmic adaptor subunit, whose translation MSDADPGPYEPEVIVERPRRRWLSTIVVLIAIAFGCLVAWYLASNAKSGGASGPPGASGAPGSGGASGGRRGGRGGGGGMVTVGTATAITTDVPITIDALGTVTSPVTATMRTQIAGRLFTVNFREGQMVKKGQLLAQVDPRPYQQLLDQAKGTLARDQALLSAAKVDLTRYQTLLKQDSIASQTVDTQAALVRQYAGTVTTDKGAVGAAQLNLGYTSVNAPVSGRAGLRGVDVGNYVSPGDTAGIVVITQISPIDVLFTLPQDRVPAVQARIRAGASLPVTALDRDGGAVVAQGMFSTLDNQIDTTTGTVKAKARFTNTDGALFPNQFVNARLLLDTVKGAVTIPATAVRNGPQGNFVFVVGPGSKAKLTPVTLGPTSGDNVSITSGIAAGTVVVTEGADKLKDGGAVMLPGAHGRGGPGAAGGDAAGASSGGHRHRHAAQPDG comes from the coding sequence ATGAGTGACGCCGACCCCGGGCCGTACGAGCCGGAAGTAATCGTCGAACGCCCACGGCGGCGGTGGTTGAGCACGATCGTCGTGCTGATCGCAATCGCCTTCGGTTGCCTTGTCGCCTGGTATCTCGCGAGCAACGCCAAGTCGGGCGGGGCGAGCGGACCGCCGGGCGCGAGTGGCGCACCCGGGTCGGGCGGCGCGAGCGGCGGTCGGCGTGGCGGGCGTGGCGGCGGCGGCGGTATGGTGACTGTCGGGACGGCGACGGCGATCACCACCGACGTGCCGATCACAATCGACGCGCTCGGCACTGTCACCTCGCCGGTGACCGCGACGATGCGAACCCAGATTGCCGGGCGGTTATTCACCGTCAACTTCCGCGAAGGCCAGATGGTCAAGAAAGGCCAGCTCCTCGCACAAGTCGATCCGCGCCCGTACCAGCAGCTGCTCGACCAGGCGAAGGGGACGCTCGCACGTGACCAGGCGCTGCTGTCGGCGGCGAAGGTCGACCTCACGCGCTATCAGACGCTGCTCAAGCAGGATTCGATCGCGAGCCAGACGGTCGACACGCAGGCGGCGCTCGTTCGCCAATATGCCGGCACCGTCACCACCGACAAGGGCGCGGTCGGCGCGGCGCAGCTCAACCTCGGCTACACCAGCGTCAATGCGCCGGTCTCGGGCCGGGCCGGTTTGCGTGGGGTCGACGTCGGCAATTATGTCTCGCCCGGCGACACCGCTGGCATCGTCGTCATCACCCAGATCTCACCGATCGACGTGCTGTTCACGTTGCCGCAGGACCGTGTTCCGGCTGTGCAGGCGCGGATACGTGCCGGTGCCTCGCTGCCCGTCACCGCGCTCGACCGCGACGGCGGCGCGGTCGTCGCGCAGGGGATGTTCTCGACGCTCGACAACCAGATCGACACGACCACCGGCACGGTCAAGGCGAAGGCGCGGTTCACCAATACCGACGGTGCGCTGTTCCCCAACCAGTTCGTCAATGCACGGTTGCTTCTCGACACGGTCAAGGGCGCGGTGACGATCCCGGCGACCGCGGTGCGCAACGGCCCGCAAGGTAACTTCGTCTTTGTCGTTGGTCCCGGATCGAAGGCGAAGCTGACCCCGGTGACGCTCGGCCCGACGTCGGGCGACAATGTCAGCATTACCAGCGGCATCGCCGCCGGGACGGTCGTCGTGACCGAAGGTGCCGACAAGCTCAAGGACGGCGGCGCGGTCATGCTGCCCGGGGCGCACGGCCGTGGCGGACCGGGTGCCGCAGGCGGCGACGCCGCTGGAGCGAGCAGCGGCGGCCATCGCCACCGTCACGCCGCCCAGCCCGATGGCTGA
- a CDS encoding xanthine dehydrogenase family protein molybdopterin-binding subunit translates to MADYTAPVPVPGKNMGKADARIEGREKVTGATQYASDFPVSNPAFAYLVTSAIANGKIRGFDLKAAKAMPGVVEIFTHENAPKREDAGFFAEGGYVTTGFDPLGSAEVKFAGQIIGVVVAETYEIARDAAHRIVVDYAPGDPSASLESRGTETVDAAKVAKGWKDKTAGDFDKAWDSAEVKIEAGYTTPTQHHNPIELFTTTAVWHGDELTIYEPSQFVWGLKNGVAKQLDVDPAKVTVIAPFVGGAFGSKGMMTPRTGIIAAVARAIHRPVKLVATRTQGFTVSTYRAETRHAIKLGADKSGKLTALSHDGWELTSRTDDYKVGGTEATTQMYAIPNVTSKVHIVRADRSTPGFMRSPPEVPYMFALECAIDEMAEKCGIDPVEFRRINDTMKSPVSGDKFTSRHLVECFDAASEAFGWSKRNPKVGSMVDGDWLVGYGCASTCYPANTMPATARVRLSPDGHARVQIAAHDVGTGATTIMGQVVAEAFDIPLSQVTVEMGDSRLPPGPVAGGSMTTASAGSAVKAACDKVIAKFGNRLPTGDALAAAFKKMNTGVVEEYAEWAPPKTSGGVAKLYEGHMAGGSDSPTPILAYAYGAEFVEVHIHSRTKEIRVPRITGAFAGGRIMNPRTARSQLMGGLIWGVSSALHEATEIDEKRARYVNDNIAEYLIPVNADIRSVEVILVPEVDDQVPMGAKGLGELGNVGTNAAVANAVYHATGQRIRELPITIDKLIA, encoded by the coding sequence ATGGCCGATTACACCGCTCCCGTGCCGGTCCCCGGCAAGAACATGGGCAAGGCCGATGCGCGCATCGAAGGCCGCGAAAAGGTCACTGGCGCGACACAATATGCATCGGATTTTCCGGTGTCGAACCCGGCCTTCGCCTATCTCGTGACGAGTGCGATCGCGAATGGCAAGATTCGCGGCTTCGACCTCAAGGCGGCCAAGGCAATGCCCGGGGTGGTCGAAATCTTCACCCACGAGAACGCGCCCAAGCGTGAAGACGCAGGTTTCTTCGCCGAGGGCGGCTATGTCACGACGGGCTTCGATCCGCTGGGCTCGGCTGAGGTCAAGTTCGCCGGGCAGATCATCGGTGTCGTCGTCGCCGAAACCTATGAGATCGCCCGCGACGCGGCGCACCGCATCGTCGTCGACTACGCCCCGGGCGACCCGTCGGCGAGCCTCGAAAGCCGCGGCACCGAGACGGTCGATGCGGCGAAGGTCGCCAAGGGCTGGAAGGACAAGACGGCCGGTGATTTCGACAAGGCGTGGGACAGCGCCGAGGTCAAGATCGAGGCGGGCTATACGACGCCGACCCAGCACCACAACCCGATTGAATTGTTCACCACGACCGCGGTCTGGCACGGCGACGAGCTGACGATCTACGAGCCGAGCCAGTTCGTCTGGGGCCTCAAGAACGGCGTCGCGAAGCAGCTCGACGTCGATCCGGCGAAGGTCACCGTGATCGCGCCATTCGTCGGCGGTGCGTTCGGGTCGAAGGGGATGATGACCCCGCGTACCGGGATCATCGCCGCCGTAGCACGGGCGATTCACCGCCCGGTTAAGCTCGTCGCGACAAGGACGCAGGGCTTCACCGTATCGACCTATCGCGCCGAAACCCGCCACGCGATCAAGCTTGGGGCCGACAAGTCGGGCAAGCTCACTGCGCTGAGCCACGATGGATGGGAGCTGACCAGCCGGACCGACGACTATAAGGTCGGCGGGACCGAGGCGACGACGCAGATGTACGCGATCCCGAACGTCACATCGAAGGTGCACATCGTCCGTGCCGATCGCTCGACCCCTGGGTTCATGCGTTCACCGCCGGAGGTGCCGTACATGTTCGCGCTCGAATGCGCGATCGACGAGATGGCGGAGAAATGTGGGATCGACCCCGTCGAGTTCCGCCGGATCAACGACACGATGAAGAGCCCGGTCAGCGGCGACAAATTTACCTCGCGCCACCTGGTCGAGTGCTTCGACGCCGCGAGCGAGGCGTTCGGCTGGTCGAAGCGCAACCCCAAGGTCGGGTCGATGGTCGATGGTGACTGGCTCGTCGGTTATGGCTGTGCGTCGACCTGCTATCCGGCGAACACGATGCCCGCGACCGCGCGCGTCCGTCTGTCACCCGACGGTCACGCCCGAGTCCAGATCGCGGCGCACGACGTCGGTACCGGCGCGACGACGATCATGGGTCAGGTCGTCGCCGAGGCGTTCGACATCCCGCTGTCGCAGGTGACTGTCGAGATGGGCGATTCGCGCCTGCCCCCCGGACCCGTCGCGGGCGGATCGATGACAACCGCGAGCGCCGGGTCGGCGGTAAAGGCGGCGTGCGACAAGGTGATCGCTAAGTTCGGCAACCGCCTGCCGACGGGCGATGCGCTGGCGGCGGCCTTCAAGAAGATGAACACCGGTGTCGTCGAGGAATACGCCGAATGGGCCCCGCCGAAGACGAGCGGCGGCGTCGCCAAATTGTACGAAGGTCACATGGCCGGCGGCAGCGACTCGCCGACACCGATCCTCGCATATGCGTATGGCGCCGAGTTCGTCGAGGTCCACATTCATTCGCGGACGAAGGAAATCCGCGTTCCGCGCATCACCGGCGCGTTTGCCGGCGGGCGCATCATGAACCCGCGGACCGCGCGCTCGCAGTTGATGGGCGGATTGATCTGGGGCGTGTCGTCGGCGCTTCACGAGGCGACCGAGATCGACGAGAAGCGCGCGCGCTACGTCAACGACAATATCGCCGAGTATCTGATCCCGGTGAACGCCGACATCCGCTCGGTCGAGGTCATCCTCGTCCCCGAGGTCGATGACCAAGTGCCGATGGGCGCGAAGGGGCTTGGCGAGCTTGGCAACGTCGGCACGAATGCGGCGGTGGCCAACGCGGTCTATCATGCGACCGGCCAGCGTATTCGCGAACTCCCGATCACGATCGACAAGCTCATCGCATGA
- a CDS encoding FAD binding domain-containing protein: MRPFTYSLAADAPEAVRQATVPADAHVRAPVQLMGGGTTLLDLMKLDVMRPDAVIDITPLATARYGNIEASATELRLGALVRMSDAAEDHAVVTDYPVIAQSLGLAASQQLRNMARLGGNALQRTRCSYFRDPSYEQCNKRNPGSGCAAIDGFNRLHAVLGTSEHCIASYPGDFAQALIALDATVEVLGAGGARSIRFADLHRLPGSTPHIETSLAPGEMITAYVVPAGPWTRRSAYIKVRDRESYAFALASVAVALDMDGTMVRSARIALGGVATVPWRAAEAEALLAGKPLDEAAAHKAADAAFADAKTHEHNAYKVPLGKATLVRALLTTQAMEL; this comes from the coding sequence ATGCGTCCGTTCACTTATTCACTGGCGGCCGATGCCCCCGAAGCGGTCCGCCAGGCGACTGTTCCCGCCGATGCGCACGTCCGCGCCCCTGTCCAGTTGATGGGCGGCGGCACGACGCTGCTCGATCTGATGAAGCTCGATGTCATGCGCCCCGACGCGGTCATCGACATCACCCCGCTGGCGACCGCGCGCTATGGCAATATCGAGGCTTCGGCGACCGAGCTCCGCCTCGGGGCGCTGGTGCGGATGAGCGATGCCGCCGAGGATCACGCCGTGGTCACCGACTATCCGGTGATCGCGCAGTCGCTCGGGTTGGCGGCAAGCCAGCAGCTTCGCAACATGGCACGGCTCGGCGGCAACGCACTCCAGCGGACGCGCTGTTCGTACTTTCGCGACCCGAGCTATGAGCAGTGCAACAAGCGCAACCCCGGGTCGGGCTGCGCCGCGATCGACGGGTTCAACCGGCTTCACGCCGTGCTCGGAACCAGCGAGCACTGCATTGCGAGCTACCCGGGCGATTTCGCGCAGGCGCTGATCGCGCTCGATGCGACCGTCGAAGTGCTCGGCGCCGGCGGAGCACGATCGATCCGCTTCGCCGATCTCCACCGCCTGCCGGGGTCGACCCCGCACATCGAGACGAGCCTCGCCCCCGGTGAGATGATTACCGCTTACGTCGTCCCTGCCGGTCCGTGGACGCGGCGGTCGGCGTACATCAAGGTCCGTGACCGCGAGAGCTATGCCTTCGCACTCGCCAGCGTCGCAGTCGCACTCGACATGGACGGAACGATGGTGCGGTCAGCGCGGATCGCGCTCGGCGGTGTCGCGACGGTCCCTTGGCGCGCGGCCGAAGCCGAGGCTTTGCTCGCAGGCAAGCCGCTCGACGAAGCGGCTGCGCACAAGGCTGCCGACGCTGCGTTCGCCGATGCCAAAACCCATGAACACAATGCCTATAAGGTGCCGCTCGGCAAGGCGACGCTCGTCCGCGCGTTGCTGACCACCCAGGCGATGGAGCTCTGA
- a CDS encoding (2Fe-2S)-binding protein has product MTNGTGDFDRRTFLASGTILAAAVPLAASAKTEGRKMDQAAAVKAETGVPITLRINGGDHRVTVDPRMTLLDTLRERLGLTGAKKGCDQGQCGACTVHLDGRASLSCLTLAVAAQGRDITTIEGLAAADGTLHPMQAAFVDNDAFQCGYCTPGQIMSAVAIVHDGHAKDANMIREAMSGNLCRCAAYPNIVAAIEQAAPQMKRG; this is encoded by the coding sequence ATGACGAACGGCACTGGCGACTTCGACCGCCGTACGTTTCTCGCCAGCGGAACGATCTTGGCGGCGGCGGTGCCGCTGGCGGCGAGCGCGAAAACCGAAGGGCGAAAAATGGACCAAGCAGCGGCGGTAAAAGCCGAAACCGGGGTGCCCATCACCTTGCGAATCAATGGCGGCGATCACCGCGTGACGGTCGATCCGCGGATGACATTGCTCGACACGCTGCGCGAGCGGCTCGGGCTGACTGGCGCGAAGAAGGGTTGCGACCAGGGCCAGTGCGGCGCGTGCACCGTCCACCTCGACGGCCGCGCGTCGCTGTCCTGCCTGACGCTCGCGGTCGCCGCGCAGGGTCGTGACATCACGACGATCGAGGGATTGGCGGCCGCCGACGGCACGCTTCATCCGATGCAGGCGGCGTTCGTCGACAATGACGCATTCCAGTGCGGTTATTGCACCCCCGGCCAGATCATGTCGGCGGTCGCAATCGTCCACGACGGTCACGCGAAGGACGCCAACATGATCCGCGAGGCAATGTCGGGCAACCTGTGCCGCTGCGCCGCTTATCCCAATATCGTCGCGGCGATCGAGCAGGCCGCGCCGCAGATGAAGAGGGGCTGA
- a CDS encoding ion channel: MPLPRPPIRHQRVSLGGFMAIRHGAPWGTGDVYYQLMELSWPAFVAVAASFFLLVNLGFGAIYASLPGAISNAAPGSLADGFYFSVETLATVGYGEMAPATHLGHAIAVVEILTGIFLTATITGLIFARFARPRDSLVFSNPIVITTIGDRRVAMLRLAGMRARPIAGATAQFQVLETVVLPNGKIYRRFVDLPLVNQRNAMMAIAWTLVHIIDDTSPLKPILDDPDQTLRLMVTVSGLDTLLSSQTFGARMYSRDDLRYEHEFVDILDNPYRSDPAPRHPRDRRRDHARGLKPSRGAVV, translated from the coding sequence ATGCCGCTTCCGCGCCCACCGATCCGGCACCAGCGGGTCAGTCTCGGCGGCTTCATGGCGATCAGGCACGGCGCGCCGTGGGGCACCGGCGACGTCTATTACCAGTTGATGGAACTGTCGTGGCCGGCGTTCGTCGCGGTCGCGGCGAGCTTTTTCCTGCTCGTCAACCTCGGCTTCGGCGCGATCTATGCCAGTTTGCCCGGCGCGATCAGCAATGCCGCCCCGGGCTCGCTCGCCGACGGCTTTTATTTCTCGGTCGAGACGCTGGCGACGGTCGGCTACGGCGAGATGGCCCCGGCGACCCACCTCGGCCATGCCATCGCGGTCGTCGAGATCCTGACCGGCATCTTCCTCACCGCGACGATCACCGGACTGATCTTCGCCCGCTTCGCCCGGCCGCGCGACAGCCTCGTCTTCAGCAATCCGATCGTCATCACGACGATCGGCGACCGCCGCGTGGCGATGCTCCGGCTTGCCGGTATGCGGGCGCGGCCGATCGCGGGGGCAACGGCGCAATTCCAGGTGCTCGAGACCGTCGTCCTGCCGAACGGCAAGATCTACCGCCGCTTCGTCGACCTGCCGCTCGTGAATCAGCGCAACGCGATGATGGCGATCGCATGGACGCTGGTCCATATCATCGACGACACCAGCCCGCTGAAGCCGATCCTCGACGACCCCGATCAAACCCTGCGGCTGATGGTCACTGTCAGCGGGCTCGACACGTTGCTCAGCAGCCAGACCTTCGGCGCGCGCATGTATTCGCGTGATGACCTCCGCTACGAGCATGAATTCGTCGACATTCTGGACAATCCATATCGATCTGACCCGGCTCCACGACACCCACGCGACCGCCGCCGAGACCACGCGCGTGGCTTGAAACCTTCTCGCGGCGCGGTGGTTTGA
- a CDS encoding DUF2188 domain-containing protein yields MTRIAYEVVEHDGGWTYKVGDVFTETYRTHEDATAAAKAAATEHGLSGETEVISFEDADGRWHEETAQGDDRPDIEVKDTGKS; encoded by the coding sequence ATGACACGCATCGCCTATGAGGTCGTCGAGCACGACGGCGGCTGGACCTACAAGGTCGGCGACGTCTTCACCGAAACCTATCGCACCCACGAGGATGCCACCGCGGCAGCCAAGGCAGCGGCCACCGAGCACGGCCTGAGCGGCGAGACCGAAGTCATCAGCTTCGAGGATGCCGACGGCCGCTGGCACGAGGAAACCGCGCAGGGCGACGATCGTCCCGACATCGAGGTCAAGGACACCGGCAAGTCATAG